A window of the Constrictibacter sp. MBR-5 genome harbors these coding sequences:
- a CDS encoding glycine/sarcosine/betaine reductase selenoprotein B family protein — MPAQAHDQASGPPVPYMERTRLYYRALGYANDYVWAHHDDVPFARPEKPVADMTVALICTAGPGDRSHRDARNRKQVWSGSVDHPPATFDTDVAWDKESTHTDDRETFLPIDAARRLVAEGTLGALAAHFHAAPTDYSQQKTIGQDAPEILRRLREDGADAAILTAL; from the coding sequence ATGCCAGCCCAGGCTCACGACCAGGCTTCGGGGCCGCCCGTCCCCTACATGGAGCGGACGCGGCTCTACTATCGCGCCCTCGGCTATGCCAACGACTATGTCTGGGCGCACCACGACGACGTGCCGTTCGCGCGCCCCGAAAAGCCGGTGGCGGATATGACCGTGGCGCTGATCTGCACCGCCGGGCCGGGCGATCGCTCGCACCGCGACGCGCGCAACCGCAAGCAGGTGTGGAGCGGATCGGTCGACCATCCGCCGGCGACCTTCGACACCGACGTCGCCTGGGACAAGGAGTCGACCCACACCGACGACCGCGAGACCTTCCTGCCGATCGACGCCGCGCGGCGGCTGGTGGCCGAGGGCACGCTCGGCGCGCTGGCGGCGCACTTCCACGCGGCCCCCACCGACTACAGCCAGCAGAAGACGATCGGCCAGGACGCGCCCGAGATCCTGCGGCGCCTGCGCGAAGACGGCGCCGACGCCGCGATCCTCACCGCGCTCTGA
- a CDS encoding cupin domain-containing protein: MEIIRAADRPTRTAPPDRFTGQVWQDEVVVGEAPSRMRATSVSFAPGARTAWHAHPLGQVLWVLSGIGRFQVEGGPVRALYPGDTVRIPPDVRHWHGAAPDRLFVHLAMSEVEPGSGGTQWFEKVGDADYAAAPAD, encoded by the coding sequence ATGGAGATCATTCGCGCCGCCGACCGTCCCACCCGGACCGCGCCGCCCGACCGTTTCACCGGCCAGGTCTGGCAGGACGAGGTGGTCGTCGGCGAGGCGCCGTCGCGCATGCGCGCGACCAGCGTGTCCTTCGCCCCTGGCGCGCGCACCGCGTGGCATGCGCATCCGCTGGGCCAGGTGCTGTGGGTCCTTTCCGGCATCGGCCGCTTCCAGGTAGAGGGCGGGCCGGTGCGGGCGCTCTATCCGGGCGACACGGTGCGCATACCTCCCGACGTGCGCCACTGGCACGGGGCGGCGCCCGACCGCCTCTTCGTCCACCTCGCCATGTCCGAGGTCGAGCCCGGCAGCGGCGGCACGCAATGGTTCGAGAAGGTCGGCGACGCCGACTATGCGGCGGCGCCGGCCGATTGA
- a CDS encoding endonuclease/exonuclease/phosphatase family protein encodes MVGSKDGGRHRWSRLILRRILPLVILGLLAVATAVSFLPLIETNAWWVRYADFPRLQLATAIVLLLAALLGLGRHAGKRARTTALLAVVLPAAAVGYHAHKLYPYTGLSAQAAAGVEECPAERTLSVMVANVQKRNEDASEFLRLVEDVDPDVLLVMETDGWWDRRLSPLRSTFPEAVQHIPESHGAFGMHLFSKLRLASPAFRFLFDADTPTLFTGIDLPNGVTVQFLGLHPRPPLAWSQPTALRDAHLLSAGLEARSTKMPTIVAGDFNAVPWEPATRRSARIGGLLDPRIGRGFYPTFRTDDLLISWPLDQILYQEAFGLLDFETLPAFGSDHFPVFARLCHGAPGLMPHAAPALRPGDLEEAQVSIEAARASIRDRSPERR; translated from the coding sequence ATGGTCGGTTCGAAAGACGGCGGACGCCACCGCTGGTCGCGGTTGATCCTCCGACGGATCCTTCCGCTCGTGATCCTGGGCCTGCTGGCGGTCGCAACCGCGGTGTCGTTCCTGCCGCTGATCGAGACCAATGCCTGGTGGGTGAGGTACGCGGACTTCCCGCGACTCCAGCTGGCGACCGCCATCGTCCTGCTGCTGGCGGCGCTCCTGGGGCTCGGCCGGCACGCCGGAAAGCGTGCCCGCACGACGGCGCTGCTGGCGGTCGTGCTGCCGGCGGCGGCGGTCGGCTACCACGCCCATAAGCTCTATCCGTACACGGGATTGTCGGCGCAGGCGGCGGCGGGCGTGGAGGAGTGTCCCGCCGAGCGCACGCTGAGCGTGATGGTCGCCAACGTCCAGAAGCGGAACGAAGACGCTTCGGAATTCCTGAGGCTGGTCGAAGACGTCGACCCGGACGTTCTGCTGGTGATGGAGACGGACGGCTGGTGGGACCGGCGCCTGTCGCCGCTGAGATCCACATTCCCGGAGGCGGTGCAGCACATTCCCGAAAGCCACGGGGCCTTCGGGATGCATCTTTTCTCGAAGCTGCGGCTGGCTTCCCCGGCGTTCCGTTTCCTCTTCGATGCGGACACGCCCACCCTCTTCACCGGGATCGACTTGCCGAACGGGGTGACGGTGCAGTTCCTGGGCCTGCATCCGCGTCCGCCGCTGGCGTGGTCGCAGCCGACCGCACTGCGCGATGCGCACCTGCTGAGCGCGGGACTGGAAGCACGGTCGACCAAGATGCCGACGATCGTCGCCGGCGATTTCAACGCGGTGCCGTGGGAGCCGGCGACCCGCCGCTCGGCCCGGATCGGCGGCCTCCTGGACCCGAGGATCGGCCGTGGCTTCTACCCCACGTTCCGGACGGACGACCTGCTGATCTCCTGGCCCCTGGACCAGATTCTGTACCAGGAGGCGTTCGGGCTGCTCGATTTCGAGACGCTGCCGGCCTTCGGATCGGACCATTTCCCGGTCTTTGCCCGGCTCTGCCACGGGGCGCCCGGCCTCATGCCGCATGCGGCACCGGCACTGCGGCCCGGCGACCTGGAAGAGGCGCAGGTATCGATCGAAGCCGCCCGCGCCTCGATCCGGGACAGGAGCCCGGAGCGGCGGTGA
- a CDS encoding acyl-CoA dehydrogenase family protein, with protein MALDAETFSLLLEATRRLVDGVLIPAEAEADRTGDIPPAAQRAMREMGLFGLTIPEAHGGLGLSRSEEVRFLFEFCRASPTFRSLIGTTVGVGGKAILLDGTEAQKTHWLPRIARGETIVSFCLTEPDSGSDAKALKSRARRDGDHWVIDGSKRFVSNAPHAGLFVVMARTDERVTAFLVPADTPGITVAPPWKKMGQRGAQVADVSFDGCRVPADAVLGGEAGIGRGFNTAMKALDDGRLHIAAVAVGLGRRLVEEMLAYARTRRQFGEPIASFQLIQAMLADSEAELAAARALVEATAARRDAGEPVTRDAASAKYFATEAVWRIADRAVQLHGGYGYMNDTPVERLFRDARLLRLFEGTSQIMQLVIAREMLRDA; from the coding sequence ATGGCGCTGGATGCGGAGACGTTTTCGCTGCTGCTGGAGGCGACGCGGCGGCTGGTGGACGGGGTGCTGATCCCGGCCGAGGCCGAGGCCGACCGGACCGGCGACATTCCGCCGGCCGCGCAGCGGGCGATGCGCGAGATGGGGCTGTTCGGGCTGACCATCCCGGAGGCGCACGGCGGGCTGGGCCTGAGCCGCAGCGAGGAGGTGCGCTTCCTGTTCGAGTTCTGCCGCGCCTCGCCGACCTTCCGCTCGCTGATCGGCACGACGGTGGGCGTCGGCGGCAAGGCGATCCTGCTGGACGGCACCGAGGCGCAGAAGACGCACTGGCTGCCGCGGATCGCGCGCGGCGAGACCATCGTCTCCTTCTGCCTGACCGAGCCGGACAGCGGCTCCGACGCCAAGGCGCTGAAGAGCCGGGCGCGGCGCGACGGCGACCATTGGGTGATCGACGGGTCGAAGCGCTTCGTCTCGAACGCGCCGCACGCCGGGCTGTTCGTGGTGATGGCGCGGACGGATGAGAGGGTGACGGCGTTCCTGGTGCCGGCGGACACGCCGGGCATCACGGTGGCCCCGCCGTGGAAGAAGATGGGACAGCGCGGCGCGCAGGTGGCGGACGTGTCGTTCGACGGCTGCCGCGTGCCGGCGGACGCCGTGCTGGGCGGCGAGGCCGGCATCGGCCGCGGCTTCAACACGGCGATGAAGGCGCTGGACGACGGGCGGCTGCACATCGCGGCGGTGGCGGTGGGATTGGGCCGGCGGCTGGTCGAGGAGATGCTGGCCTACGCCCGCACCCGCCGCCAGTTCGGCGAGCCGATTGCGTCCTTCCAGCTGATCCAGGCGATGCTGGCCGACAGCGAGGCGGAACTGGCGGCGGCGCGCGCCCTGGTCGAGGCGACGGCGGCGCGGCGCGACGCCGGCGAGCCCGTCACCCGCGACGCCGCCAGCGCCAAATATTTCGCGACCGAGGCCGTGTGGCGGATCGCCGACCGCGCGGTGCAGCTGCACGGCGGCTACGGCTACATGAACGACACGCCCGTCGAGCGCCTGTTCCGCGACGCGCGGCTGCTGCGCCTGTTCGAGGGGACGAGCCAGATCATGCAGCTGGTGATCGCGCGCGAGATGCTGCGCGACGCGTGA
- a CDS encoding phospholipase D-like domain-containing protein: MAEARETGLLRPGATCWRVERARRAAMLPDGAAYFAAMRAAMERARRSILLVGWDFDAEMRLGPAGGAEAEQFHELMRRLLARRPELRVRILIWDMAFAFRIQRRSGPRQAAAALPRGNLDFRLDGGHPFGASHHQKILVVDDAVAFCGGSDFSRNRWDTPRHLPRDPRRRSRENAIYGPRHDVMMAVDGPAAVALADVVRERWRRATGETLALETAGAEDPWPEDLVPDMHDVAVGIARTEPARDGRPAVREAEALHLAAIAAARRWIYMENQYFTSPVIGAALARRLAEPDGPEVVVVTAAQSGGRSDRLTMDHARNSLIHRLQAADRHGRFRAFAAMADGDVPIIVHSKVTVVDDRLLRVGSTNLNNRSMGFDTECDIAVEVRDEDGRTAVRHMLDRLLTEHLGRGAGELEAALWRTGSLTACVDQLNPATGRRLRPFDVPRPTFMDRAMGRLHLLDPSGTGDNLQPWRRLRLGRGT; the protein is encoded by the coding sequence ATGGCGGAGGCGCGCGAAACGGGACTGCTCCGGCCGGGGGCGACCTGCTGGCGGGTGGAACGGGCGCGGCGGGCGGCGATGCTGCCGGACGGGGCCGCCTATTTCGCGGCGATGCGGGCGGCGATGGAGCGGGCGCGGCGGTCGATCCTGCTGGTCGGCTGGGACTTCGACGCCGAGATGCGGCTGGGGCCCGCCGGCGGCGCCGAGGCGGAACAATTCCATGAGCTGATGCGCCGGCTGCTGGCGCGGCGGCCGGAACTGCGGGTGCGCATCCTGATCTGGGACATGGCCTTCGCCTTCCGCATCCAGCGCCGCTCAGGGCCGCGGCAGGCGGCGGCGGCCCTGCCGCGCGGCAACCTGGACTTCCGCCTGGACGGCGGCCACCCGTTCGGCGCCTCGCACCACCAGAAGATCCTGGTCGTCGACGACGCGGTCGCCTTCTGCGGCGGGTCGGACTTCTCGCGCAACCGATGGGACACGCCACGGCACCTGCCGCGCGACCCGCGCCGGCGCAGCCGGGAGAACGCGATCTACGGCCCGCGCCACGACGTGATGATGGCGGTCGACGGGCCGGCGGCGGTCGCCCTGGCCGACGTGGTGCGCGAACGCTGGCGGCGCGCGACGGGCGAGACGCTGGCGCTGGAGACCGCCGGGGCGGAGGATCCGTGGCCGGAGGATCTGGTCCCCGACATGCACGACGTCGCGGTGGGGATCGCGCGGACGGAGCCGGCGCGCGACGGGCGGCCGGCGGTGCGCGAGGCGGAGGCGCTGCACCTGGCGGCGATCGCGGCGGCGCGGCGCTGGATCTACATGGAGAACCAGTATTTCACCTCGCCGGTGATCGGCGCCGCCCTGGCCCGGCGGCTGGCCGAGCCGGACGGGCCGGAGGTCGTGGTCGTCACCGCGGCGCAGAGCGGCGGTCGCTCCGACCGGCTGACCATGGACCATGCGCGCAACAGCCTGATCCACCGCCTGCAGGCGGCCGACCGGCACGGCCGCTTCCGCGCCTTCGCGGCGATGGCCGACGGCGACGTGCCGATCATCGTTCATTCCAAGGTGACGGTGGTCGACGACCGGCTGCTGCGGGTGGGCTCGACCAACCTGAACAACCGCTCGATGGGCTTCGACACGGAATGCGACATCGCCGTGGAGGTGCGCGACGAGGATGGGCGGACCGCCGTGCGGCACATGCTGGACCGGCTGCTGACCGAGCATCTGGGCCGCGGGGCGGGCGAGTTGGAGGCCGCGCTGTGGCGCACCGGCAGCCTGACCGCCTGCGTCGATCAGCTGAACCCGGCGACCGGGCGGCGGCTGCGTCCCTTCGACGTGCCGCGGCCGACGTTCATGGACCGGGCGATGGGACGGCTGCACCTGCTCGACCCGTCCGGGACGGGGGACAATCTGCAGCCGTGGCGGCGGCTGCGGCTGGGCCGGGGGACCTAG